Proteins co-encoded in one Flavobacteriaceae bacterium MAR_2009_75 genomic window:
- a CDS encoding two-component sensor histidine kinase has translation MKKNTVDYDRIDNKLKLLFKFNYVSSTLSLIFALLCLFIIDVYDTIPFVFCLYAGLNFLNTYLFRYHNNLTTMAIYTSILSWTSTMVICLCSGGITSPFIFILAIIVLAGYVSTQLFGQIYLYLVLASIVILFFVSNYFADFIPNDVPDQSKDLFSLASILFAVYLLGWIFGKNLLETHHSLYHSKNEIEKRIDEKDTLLREVHHRVKNNLQTVSSLLNLQAKNTENQQIKELIKGSQNRVLSMAMIHEMLYLRQNLSKIEFKLYVHELTDFLVQSLNSKQKHINIDLDIPDIQLSIDTTIPLGLLINETVTNSLKYGFVESNQGNIKISLQKENEQNTYSLRISDNGIGFPDDLDFSNSKSLGLKLIHNLARQLHGSVRRIKIEQGASYLVTFRDIEKGSIKTS, from the coding sequence ATGAAAAAAAATACAGTTGATTACGATAGAATAGACAATAAGCTCAAGCTCTTGTTTAAGTTCAATTATGTTTCTTCAACATTGAGCTTAATTTTTGCTTTACTCTGCCTATTTATAATTGATGTCTATGACACGATACCCTTTGTATTTTGCCTATATGCAGGCCTTAATTTCTTGAATACCTATTTGTTCAGGTATCATAATAACTTGACCACGATGGCCATTTATACATCGATTTTGTCATGGACCAGTACCATGGTCATTTGCTTATGTAGTGGTGGTATTACTAGCCCATTTATATTCATACTAGCTATAATCGTGCTCGCGGGTTATGTATCTACACAACTTTTCGGCCAAATTTATCTTTATCTAGTACTGGCCAGTATTGTAATATTATTTTTTGTGAGCAACTACTTCGCTGATTTTATACCGAATGACGTTCCCGACCAATCGAAAGACCTGTTCAGTTTAGCAAGCATATTGTTCGCAGTTTATTTATTGGGATGGATTTTTGGGAAAAACTTGTTAGAAACCCACCATTCTCTTTACCACTCAAAAAATGAAATAGAAAAACGAATAGATGAGAAAGACACACTATTACGTGAAGTACATCATCGAGTGAAAAATAATTTACAGACAGTTTCTAGCCTGCTCAATCTTCAAGCAAAAAATACAGAAAATCAACAAATAAAAGAATTGATTAAAGGCAGTCAGAATAGGGTTTTGTCAATGGCCATGATTCATGAGATGCTCTATTTAAGACAGAATTTATCAAAGATAGAATTCAAATTATATGTACATGAACTAACCGATTTCTTAGTACAATCGCTTAATTCTAAACAAAAGCATATAAATATAGATTTAGATATACCCGATATACAGTTGAGTATAGACACAACCATTCCTTTGGGTTTATTAATCAATGAAACCGTGACAAATTCTTTAAAATATGGTTTCGTAGAAAGCAATCAAGGTAATATAAAGATTAGTTTACAAAAAGAAAATGAGCAAAACACTTATTCGCTGCGAATAAGTGATAATGGAATCGGTTTTCCTGATGATTTAGATTTTAGCAATTCAAAATCGTTGGGTCTAAAACTAATACATAATCTCGCAAGGCAGCTTCATGGTTCTGTAAGAAGAATAAAAATAGAACAAGGGGCTAGCTACCTTGTAACATTTCGTGATATTGAAAAAGGATCTATCAAAACTTCTTAA
- a CDS encoding two-component sensor histidine kinase: MSEGSKIEFRLNNQTRLLKKFICNSSFLSIVFGLFCIYVLDINGILPFVFFGFALLNFFNLYYLQFYRKLTLSAVIAAALSFISASSVTLLSGGINSPFIFVLVIIVLGGYISARYFGEIYLTTIVVVILLMYLLSEMGVYQSINEVPSSSKELFSLLSMLFSVYILGGVFGKDLLKAHQSMIMSKSHIEARIEEKEVLLRTVHHRVKNNLQTVSSLLNLQSKNSSNNKIKEIVQSSQNRVNAMAMIHEMLYLRENLSKIEFKSYIEELSDYLINSAGGDKDVKIHLDIPNIELGIDTAIPLGLLINEAITNSLKYGFVENINGKIDIKLVKEADGKTYFLSISDNGIGYGKDIDLRTTKSLGLKLIHTLARQLKGSVERDPSCLGTTYNIAFKEIKPTEFSS; encoded by the coding sequence ATGTCCGAAGGCAGTAAAATAGAATTTAGATTGAACAACCAGACTCGGTTGCTCAAAAAATTTATCTGCAATTCTTCTTTCCTAAGTATAGTTTTCGGTTTATTTTGTATTTACGTTCTTGACATCAATGGCATTTTACCTTTCGTTTTTTTTGGATTTGCCCTGCTCAATTTCTTTAATCTATACTACCTTCAATTCTATAGAAAACTAACGCTATCTGCCGTAATAGCGGCAGCATTGTCTTTTATAAGTGCTTCTTCAGTAACCCTTTTATCCGGAGGAATTAACAGTCCGTTCATATTTGTTTTAGTAATTATCGTATTGGGGGGTTACATATCAGCCAGATACTTTGGTGAAATATATCTTACTACAATAGTCGTAGTTATCCTTTTAATGTATCTGTTAAGTGAAATGGGGGTATATCAGTCAATAAATGAGGTGCCCAGTTCATCAAAAGAACTCTTTAGCCTGTTGAGTATGCTGTTTTCTGTCTATATCTTAGGTGGTGTATTCGGAAAAGATCTTTTAAAGGCCCATCAATCTATGATAATGTCAAAATCACATATCGAAGCACGTATAGAAGAGAAGGAAGTTTTACTACGAACTGTTCACCATCGTGTCAAAAATAATTTACAAACCGTCTCTAGTCTTTTGAACCTTCAATCAAAAAATTCTAGTAATAATAAAATTAAAGAAATAGTTCAAAGCAGTCAAAATAGGGTGAACGCTATGGCGATGATTCACGAAATGCTTTATTTGCGTGAAAATTTATCTAAGATCGAATTCAAATCATATATAGAAGAATTGAGCGACTATCTAATAAATTCTGCAGGAGGAGATAAAGATGTAAAAATACATCTTGACATACCTAATATAGAGTTGGGTATCGATACGGCAATACCCTTAGGTCTATTGATCAACGAAGCAATAACCAACTCGCTGAAGTATGGTTTCGTCGAAAATATCAACGGGAAAATTGATATCAAACTAGTCAAAGAGGCAGATGGTAAAACTTACTTTTTAAGTATTAGCGATAATGGTATTGGGTATGGGAAAGATATTGATTTAAGAACCACAAAATCTTTGGGGCTGAAACTGATTCATACACTGGCCAGGCAACTAAAGGGTTCAGTTGAGCGCGACCCCTCATGCCTTGGCACCACTTATAATATTGCTTTTAAAGAAATAAAACCCACAGAATTTTCCTCGTAA
- a CDS encoding oxidoreductase family protein, with protein sequence MTNSRRKFISSISMLAATTAVPLSAFSFGKSKKLKIALVGTGVRGTSFWGKRLVDQYSDILEFVGLCDINPGRLEYGKEYIGASCRTFTDFEEMVNKTKPELVIVTTKDSTHHEYIIKGLEMGCDVLTEKPLTTDEIKCQAILDAERKSDKKLIVGFNYRWSPYATKVKELIMNNAIGKLVSVDFHWYLNTYHGASYFRRWHGEMESGGSLWVHKSTHHFDLLNWWIDSEPSEVFAYGDLEFYGENGPFRGEKCRTCEHKTDCKFHWDITKDERMMKLYANHEEHDGYIRDNCLFREDIDIYDKMSAQVKYANNTVLNYSLTTYSPYEGWRMGINGTEGRIEAWQDIPYFKNDSIDEAEKHAKEMAQTDKEELTYEPVILHKLWKKHETIQVGLEKSGHGGGDKRLHDKIFKNPETVDEYGRTAGVRDGAMSILIGIGARRSIESGQPIKIADLTDLKPKVQRG encoded by the coding sequence ATGACAAATTCACGTCGCAAATTTATTTCTTCAATCAGCATGTTGGCAGCAACCACGGCCGTACCCCTGTCTGCGTTCAGTTTCGGTAAATCTAAAAAACTCAAGATAGCCCTTGTAGGCACAGGGGTAAGAGGAACATCGTTCTGGGGAAAACGTCTTGTTGACCAATACTCAGATATTCTTGAGTTCGTGGGTCTATGTGATATAAACCCCGGTCGATTAGAGTATGGTAAAGAGTACATAGGTGCCTCTTGTCGCACTTTCACCGATTTTGAAGAAATGGTGAACAAAACGAAGCCAGAACTTGTAATTGTTACCACCAAAGATTCAACCCACCATGAATATATTATTAAGGGGTTAGAAATGGGGTGCGACGTACTTACTGAAAAGCCTTTGACTACTGACGAAATTAAATGCCAAGCCATTTTAGATGCAGAGAGAAAATCTGATAAAAAATTAATCGTCGGCTTTAATTATAGATGGAGCCCATATGCCACAAAGGTTAAAGAGTTGATAATGAACAATGCTATCGGAAAATTGGTTTCAGTAGATTTTCATTGGTATTTAAACACTTATCATGGTGCCTCATATTTTAGAAGGTGGCATGGCGAAATGGAAAGTGGCGGGTCGCTTTGGGTACATAAATCGACCCACCATTTCGATTTATTAAATTGGTGGATAGATTCTGAACCAAGTGAGGTTTTCGCATATGGTGATTTAGAATTTTACGGGGAAAATGGGCCCTTCAGGGGAGAAAAGTGCCGTACTTGTGAACATAAAACTGACTGCAAATTTCATTGGGACATTACTAAAGATGAACGTATGATGAAGCTCTACGCCAATCATGAAGAGCACGATGGCTATATTCGTGATAATTGCCTATTTAGGGAAGATATAGATATCTACGATAAAATGTCTGCTCAGGTGAAATATGCCAATAATACTGTTCTAAATTATTCTTTAACGACCTACTCCCCCTATGAAGGCTGGCGAATGGGTATAAACGGTACAGAAGGTAGAATCGAAGCTTGGCAGGATATACCATATTTTAAAAATGATAGTATCGATGAAGCTGAAAAACATGCGAAAGAGATGGCGCAGACAGATAAAGAAGAACTTACTTATGAACCGGTTATTCTTCATAAACTCTGGAAAAAACACGAAACCATACAAGTAGGACTAGAAAAAAGTGGTCATGGTGGTGGCGACAAAAGGTTGCATGATAAAATCTTCAAAAATCCTGAAACTGTAGACGAATATGGTAGAACTGCCGGTGTTCGAGATGGTGCAATGTCTATATTGATAGGCATTGGTGCTCGACGAAGTATAGAATCGGGCCAACCCATCAAGATTGCAGATTTAACCGATTTAAAGCCTAAAGTTCAAAGAGGTTAG
- a CDS encoding two-component sensor histidine kinase codes for MHRQKERQVEERLKDKAKLIIKVNYFSSVFSLLFFFTCLYILDIKVVIPYVFLAFGILNLINTFLYKYHKNLLLTYNTVSIMTLAGASIITLYSGGINSPFIFVLALIVVAGYVTTKSYGTIYLNLNLLIIVLIYSQSIADFSFVNNVVPESSRNLFALLSVLFSVYLLGGVFGKNLLHAHHNLYKTKNELEEKIIEKETLIKEVHHRVKNNLQTVSSLLSLQSRNIADKEVKSLLKSSQNRVISMAMVHEMLYLREDLSRIEYRSYVQELAEYLIRSIKGTSSNITLDIDIPDLKLNIDTAIPLGLLINEAVTNALKYGIVDESKGEILIKLSKDDKNEYVLNIGDDGVGFPETVSYKTTNSLGLKLIHNLVRQLQGSIKRDFSKKGTHYIVRFKNIRNQVSPAT; via the coding sequence ATGCATAGGCAAAAAGAAAGACAGGTAGAAGAACGGTTAAAAGACAAGGCAAAATTAATTATAAAGGTTAATTACTTTTCCTCTGTCTTTTCATTGTTATTTTTTTTTACCTGTCTTTATATTCTTGATATCAAAGTAGTAATACCGTATGTTTTTTTAGCATTCGGTATACTCAACTTAATCAACACCTTTCTTTATAAGTACCATAAAAACCTTTTACTTACTTACAATACGGTATCGATAATGACACTTGCAGGGGCAAGTATCATCACCCTTTACAGCGGTGGCATAAATAGCCCTTTTATATTCGTACTTGCCCTAATAGTCGTTGCAGGTTATGTTACCACCAAATCATATGGTACTATCTACTTAAATCTTAACCTTTTGATCATAGTACTTATTTACTCTCAAAGCATAGCTGATTTTAGCTTTGTTAATAATGTGGTACCTGAAAGTTCTCGAAACCTTTTCGCGCTTTTAAGTGTTCTTTTTTCCGTATATCTATTGGGTGGGGTTTTTGGTAAAAACCTGCTACATGCACATCATAATTTATACAAGACGAAAAATGAACTGGAAGAGAAAATAATAGAGAAAGAAACCCTTATAAAAGAAGTACACCATAGAGTTAAGAACAATCTTCAGACCGTGTCAAGCTTATTGAGTCTTCAATCACGAAATATTGCCGACAAAGAAGTGAAAAGTCTTTTAAAGAGCAGTCAGAATAGGGTCATCTCAATGGCAATGGTTCACGAAATGCTTTACCTTAGAGAAGATCTTTCAAGAATTGAATATCGTTCTTACGTTCAAGAGTTGGCAGAATATCTCATTCGTTCCATTAAGGGTACGAGCAGCAATATTACCCTTGACATCGATATACCCGACCTTAAGTTAAATATTGATACGGCGATTCCGTTGGGTTTGCTTATCAACGAAGCGGTCACTAATGCTTTAAAGTATGGTATTGTAGATGAAAGTAAAGGAGAGATATTAATTAAACTCAGTAAAGATGATAAAAACGAATATGTACTCAATATAGGAGATGATGGTGTTGGTTTTCCAGAAACGGTTAGTTATAAAACGACAAACTCACTTGGCCTCAAACTGATACATAACCTTGTACGGCAGTTACAGGGTTCGATTAAGCGTGATTTTTCTAAAAAAGGAACCCATTATATAGTAAGATTCAAGAATATAAGAAATCAAGTATCTCCAGCAACCTAA